The following proteins are co-located in the Cetobacterium sp. NK01 genome:
- a CDS encoding glycosyltransferase, whose protein sequence is MKINLCETNLDGHHEIYLENLLNISSTSKLFIDIKIEGNKKRIFNYIFDRKKLIKKFLSKDNEIFHLLYFDMIYTYFPLSSLNINKIILGTLHFVPEEKLKIILLKNFSKKIDLIVVHSEILKEKLLKIGIKNVEVVHYPSFYDYSIIEPKEKLKKKFKLEDKIVLTTLGGTRNDKGLDILLESFKYLNSELKERIILNIAGKEETFKKEFIVQKSKENKINIRGKYGFLTDEEFMENVLLTDVMVMPYRKIFGGNSGPMTEAIVNKIPCITPKGLNIGDLTEKYDLGLTFECENPKSLAETIEKMILNKEKNEFFTSDYHKKLTVENFLRSYEEIYSKLEKGEYK, encoded by the coding sequence ATGAAAATTAATTTATGTGAAACAAATTTAGATGGACACCATGAAATATATTTAGAAAATTTGTTAAATATAAGTAGTACATCAAAATTATTTATTGATATAAAAATAGAAGGAAATAAAAAGAGAATATTTAATTATATTTTTGATAGGAAAAAATTAATAAAAAAATTTCTGTCAAAAGACAATGAAATATTTCATTTGCTATATTTTGATATGATTTATACATATTTTCCATTATCGTCATTAAATATAAATAAAATTATTTTAGGAACTTTACATTTTGTTCCTGAAGAAAAACTTAAAATTATTTTATTAAAAAATTTTTCTAAAAAAATAGATTTAATAGTTGTTCATTCAGAAATACTAAAAGAAAAATTATTGAAAATAGGAATTAAGAATGTAGAAGTAGTACATTACCCTAGTTTTTATGACTATTCTATTATTGAACCAAAAGAAAAATTAAAGAAAAAATTCAAACTGGAAGATAAAATTGTATTAACAACATTGGGTGGAACGAGAAATGACAAAGGATTAGATATATTATTGGAATCTTTTAAGTATTTAAATAGTGAATTAAAAGAAAGAATTATACTTAATATAGCTGGAAAAGAAGAAACTTTTAAAAAAGAGTTTATAGTACAAAAATCAAAAGAAAATAAAATAAATATAAGAGGAAAATATGGATTTTTAACGGACGAAGAATTTATGGAAAACGTATTGCTGACAGATGTTATGGTTATGCCATATAGAAAAATATTTGGTGGAAATAGTGGACCAATGACTGAGGCAATTGTAAATAAAATACCTTGCATAACACCAAAAGGATTAAATATAGGTGATTTAACCGAAAAATATGATTTAGGATTAACTTTTGAATGTGAAAATCCTAAATCATTAGCAGAAACTATTGAAAAAATGATTTTGAATAAAGAAAAAAATGAATTTTTTACATCAGACTATCATAAAAAATTAACGGTTGAAAATTTTTTAAGAAGTTATGAAGAGATATATAGTAAATTAGAAAAAGGGGAATATAAATGA